From a region of the Helianthus annuus cultivar XRQ/B chromosome 5, HanXRQr2.0-SUNRISE, whole genome shotgun sequence genome:
- the LOC110941742 gene encoding transcription factor MYB86, with amino-acid sequence MGRHSCCVKQKLRKGLWSPEEDEKLLKYISRFGVGCWSSVPKHAGLQRCGKSCRLRWINYLRPDLKRGTFSQQEEDRILNLHQVLGNRWAQIAAQLPGRTDNEIKNYWNSSLKKKLVKQGIDPNTHKPITDKDYAKDKKIEFYASSSSSMPMAAELEHALHFNNGGIMLSSSSMEPGLIRDTLLSKSMCDPLFLVEFQSGMDPISYNSNLLAQFQQTNYETSLPSLASFDHHDLKMTTNSFMINEVRESSSTTNSSNMNTSTLSAGFQPMAFEGEMLQFNGANVKSEQGCAGQWGHHMQEVQVNNASDFSMYPTGSLPGEYTHVYHQI; translated from the exons ATGGGTCGCCATTCTTGTTGTGTGAAGCAGAAGCTTAGAAAAGGATTATGGTCTCCTGAAGAGGATGAAAAACTTCTCAAATACATTTCAAGATTTGGTGTTGGCTGCTGGAGTTCTGTTCCTAAACATGCTG GATTGCAAAGGTGTGGGAAGAGTTGTAGGCTTCGATGGATAAATTATCTGAGGCCTGATCTAAAAAGAGGAACATTTTCGCAACAAGAAGAAGATCGTATACTTAATCTTCATCAAGTTCTTGGCAATAG GTGGGCTCAAATTGCTGCCCAGTTGCCTGGACGAACAGATAACGAGATCAAGAACTACTGGAACTCGAGTTTAAAGAAAAAACTAGTGAAACAAGGGATTGATCCAAACACCCACAAGCCAATTACCGATAAAGATTATGCGAAAGACAAAAAGATCGAATTTTACGCAAGTTCTTCATCATCAATGCCAATGGCAGCTGAACTAGAGCATGCTTTGcatttcaacaatggtggaataatgttatcatcatcatctatGGAACCCGGGTTGATACGCGACACTTTGTTGAGTAAATCGATGTGTGATCCGTTGTTCTTGGTTGAATTCCAATCGGGTATGGATCCAATCAGCTACAATTCAAATCTTCTAGCTCAATTTCAACAAACCAACTATGAAACCTCATTGCCAAGTTTAGCAAGCTTTGATCATCATGATTTGAAGATGACAACGAATTCATTCATGATCAATGAAGTTAGAGAAAGTTCAAGCACCACCAATAGTTCAAACATGAACACAAGTACTCTTTCTGCAGGGTTTCAACCCATGGCATTTGAAGGGGAAATGCTTCAATTCAATGGAGCTAATGTCAAATCTGAGCAAGGGTGTGCAGGTCAATGGGGACATCATATGCAAGAGGTGCAAGTCAATAATGCATCAGATTTCAGTATGTACCCAACGGGGTCACTACCTGGGGAATACACTCATGTCTACCATCAGATATGA